A section of the Ornithinimicrobium sufpigmenti genome encodes:
- a CDS encoding short-chain fatty acid transporter yields MSAAAPETQGKKSAPLARVMRPVNSLVEKFIPSAFVFAVVLTFVVAIAALVLTDAGPTDVLTGWGDGLAGLLAFMTQMALILLLGHTLANTGPVRKLLARLGGVPKTVLQAYLFVFVIASLASLITWGLGLVVGVLLAKEVAAQGRERGLRLHFPMLVAAGYSGYVIWHMGYSASGPLTAATEGSFIAEQLGRTIPIGDTIFTWWNITGAVATIIVVGIALALVAPREGEQVIELGFDARDSDNVDLDDEIVTPADRVDASRVVTLLVGLALTAYLVLHFADGGTVTLDIVNWTFLALILLLVRNTFELIALVKNAASNVGEILLQFPLYAGIMGIMATSGLITVFSDWVVSVANPTTFGVLAFLSAGVVNFFVPSGGGQFAVQAPVMLDAAERLGVDPSVAIMAIAYGDQWTNMIQPFWALPVLAIASLKMRDILGYTTVTMIASGLVFAAILLLVGAGV; encoded by the coding sequence ATGTCAGCAGCTGCCCCAGAGACCCAGGGCAAGAAGTCGGCCCCCCTTGCCCGGGTGATGCGCCCGGTGAACTCCCTCGTGGAGAAGTTCATCCCCAGCGCGTTCGTCTTCGCCGTGGTGCTGACCTTCGTCGTGGCGATCGCGGCCTTGGTCCTCACCGACGCCGGCCCGACCGACGTCCTCACCGGCTGGGGCGACGGCCTGGCCGGGCTGCTGGCCTTCATGACCCAGATGGCCCTGATCCTCCTGCTGGGCCACACGCTGGCCAACACCGGCCCGGTCCGCAAGCTGCTCGCCCGGCTGGGCGGGGTGCCGAAGACGGTGCTGCAGGCCTACCTCTTCGTGTTCGTCATCGCCTCTCTCGCCTCGCTCATCACCTGGGGGCTCGGCCTCGTCGTGGGTGTCCTGCTCGCCAAGGAGGTGGCCGCCCAGGGCCGCGAGCGTGGCCTACGGCTGCACTTCCCGATGCTGGTGGCCGCCGGCTACTCGGGCTACGTGATCTGGCACATGGGCTACTCGGCCTCTGGCCCGCTCACCGCGGCCACCGAGGGCTCCTTCATCGCCGAGCAGCTCGGCCGGACCATTCCCATCGGCGACACGATCTTCACGTGGTGGAACATCACCGGCGCCGTCGCGACCATCATCGTCGTCGGCATCGCCCTCGCCCTCGTGGCGCCACGGGAGGGCGAGCAGGTCATCGAGCTGGGGTTCGACGCGCGTGACTCCGACAATGTCGACCTGGACGACGAGATCGTCACGCCGGCGGACCGGGTCGACGCGAGCCGGGTGGTGACGCTCCTGGTGGGCCTGGCCCTCACCGCCTACCTCGTGCTGCACTTCGCGGACGGCGGGACGGTCACCCTCGACATCGTCAACTGGACCTTCCTGGCGTTGATCCTCCTGCTGGTGCGCAACACCTTCGAGCTGATCGCGCTGGTCAAGAACGCGGCATCCAACGTCGGGGAGATCCTCCTGCAGTTCCCGCTGTATGCCGGGATCATGGGGATCATGGCCACGTCCGGCCTCATCACCGTCTTCTCCGACTGGGTGGTCAGCGTCGCCAACCCGACCACGTTCGGGGTGCTCGCGTTCTTGTCTGCTGGTGTCGTGAACTTCTTCGTCCCCTCCGGGGGAGGGCAGTTCGCCGTGCAGGCCCCGGTCATGCTCGACGCCGCAGAGCGCCTGGGTGTGGACCCGTCCGTCGCGATCATGGCGATCGCCTACGGCGACCAGTGGACCAACATGATCCAGCCCTTCTGGGCGCTACCGGTGCTCGCGATCGCCAGCCTGAAGATGCGCGACATCCTCGGCTACACGACGGTC
- a CDS encoding alcohol dehydrogenase catalytic domain-containing protein, with product MRALRFDAFGQLPYVTEVATPSPEPGGVVVAVEATGLCRSDWHAWQGHDDDIRELPHVPGHEFAGVVHAVGAGVERVAVGDRVVVPFVCGCGTCEVCRAGGSHVCPDQWQPGFSGQGSFAEYVAIPRADANVVQLPDAVGAEVAAGLGCRFATAYRGVVDVARVREGERVVVLGCGGVGLAAVMIAAAQGAEVMAVDVTQAALELAAEAGAARVVDASERDTVDAVRDLWPHGADVAVDALGSVGTARDATLSLRTHGRHLQIGLLPPAVVQNRATVPMHVVIARELRVLGSHGMPAVDYPRMLQDVATGRLTPERLISRTITLEEAPAALAAMDTGATPGVTIIRP from the coding sequence ATGCGCGCCCTCCGCTTCGACGCCTTCGGCCAGCTGCCCTACGTCACCGAGGTCGCCACCCCCTCGCCCGAGCCGGGCGGGGTGGTGGTCGCGGTCGAGGCCACGGGCCTGTGCCGCTCGGACTGGCACGCCTGGCAGGGCCACGACGACGACATCCGCGAGCTGCCGCACGTGCCGGGTCACGAGTTCGCGGGCGTGGTGCACGCGGTCGGGGCCGGGGTGGAGCGGGTGGCGGTCGGGGACCGGGTGGTGGTCCCGTTCGTCTGCGGGTGCGGCACCTGCGAGGTATGCCGTGCCGGCGGCTCCCACGTCTGCCCCGACCAGTGGCAGCCCGGGTTCAGCGGGCAGGGGTCGTTCGCGGAGTACGTCGCCATCCCCCGGGCTGACGCCAACGTCGTGCAGCTGCCGGACGCGGTCGGTGCGGAGGTCGCGGCGGGGCTGGGCTGCCGGTTCGCGACGGCATACCGGGGCGTGGTGGACGTCGCCCGGGTCCGGGAGGGTGAGCGGGTGGTGGTGCTCGGCTGCGGCGGGGTCGGTCTGGCGGCGGTGATGATCGCGGCCGCGCAGGGGGCAGAGGTGATGGCGGTGGACGTGACCCAGGCTGCGTTGGAGCTGGCGGCCGAGGCCGGTGCCGCCCGGGTCGTCGACGCCTCGGAGCGGGACACCGTGGACGCGGTCCGGGACCTCTGGCCGCACGGCGCGGACGTGGCGGTCGACGCGCTCGGGAGCGTCGGGACCGCCCGCGATGCGACCCTCAGCCTGCGCACCCACGGGCGACACCTGCAGATCGGGCTGCTGCCGCCGGCGGTGGTGCAGAACCGGGCGACGGTGCCGATGCACGTGGTCATCGCCCGCGAGCTGAGAGTGCTGGGCAGCCACGGGATGCCCGCAGTCGACTACCCGCGGATGCTGCAGGACGTCGCGACGGGCCGGCTGACCCCCGAGCGGCTGATCTCTCGGACGATCACCCTGGAAGAGGCACCCGCGGCCCTGGCCGCGATGGACACCGGTGCCACGCCCGGGGTGACGATCATCCGCCCCTGA
- a CDS encoding NADPH-dependent FMN reductase: MTYQVGYFVGSLSSTSINRTLSQALIHHAPDDLEFTEIPIRDLPLYSPDFDADYPAEGTALKEAIASTDAVLFVTPEYNRSIPGALKNAIDWASRPWGQNSFDHLPAAVIGASPSGIGTAVAQQSLRAVLAFCNARQMTAPEAYINFNPEVYAEDGTVSDPELEQILTAYMQEFRDHIERVLTVLPRG, translated from the coding sequence GTGACCTACCAGGTCGGCTACTTCGTCGGCAGCCTGTCGTCCACGTCGATCAACCGGACGCTGAGCCAGGCGCTGATCCACCACGCACCGGACGACCTCGAGTTCACCGAGATCCCGATCAGGGACCTGCCGCTCTACAGCCCCGACTTCGACGCGGACTACCCCGCGGAGGGCACGGCGCTGAAGGAGGCGATCGCGAGCACGGACGCCGTCCTGTTCGTCACCCCGGAGTACAACCGCTCCATCCCCGGTGCGCTGAAGAACGCCATCGACTGGGCCTCGCGGCCCTGGGGCCAGAACTCCTTCGACCACCTGCCCGCGGCCGTCATCGGCGCCTCCCCGAGCGGCATCGGCACGGCCGTGGCGCAGCAGAGCCTGCGCGCCGTGCTCGCCTTCTGCAACGCCCGGCAGATGACCGCCCCGGAGGCCTACATCAACTTCAACCCCGAGGTGTATGCCGAGGACGGCACGGTGAGCGACCCGGAGCTGGAGCAGATCCTGACCGCCTACATGCAGGAGTTCCGGGACCACATCGAGCGGGTGCTCACGGTCCTGCCGCGCGGCTGA
- a CDS encoding LLM class flavin-dependent oxidoreductase codes for MSPIRVSVLDLLPVRSGQTTAQALDAARSLARVADGAGVHRYWLAEHHNTLSVASTSPPVAIGMLAAVTQRMRLGSGGVMLPNHAPLAVAEQFALLEAAYPDRIDLGLGRAPGTDPVTSWALRSGLSEQDQVQRFPEYVQQVMTFMSTEGAAVQIGHRQHEVLATPRAQQAPPVWLLGSSDYSARLAAQLGLPYVFAHHFSGRGTAQALDLYRSSYAGEGEPTTFLTVNAVVGDDAQQARDLALPFQHMMASLQVPGPQQRRPLMTVEQAQAEPLPIPQGSFDAVTSSWLLGTADEVAEQARALAAEFDVSEVMIQPVAGAYDAEPVDRDVHRERTVAELTARLT; via the coding sequence CCCTGGACGCCGCACGGAGTCTCGCCCGGGTCGCCGACGGCGCAGGGGTGCACCGCTACTGGCTCGCCGAGCACCACAACACCCTGTCCGTGGCCTCCACCAGCCCGCCGGTGGCGATCGGGATGCTCGCCGCGGTGACGCAGCGGATGCGCCTGGGGTCCGGCGGCGTGATGCTGCCCAACCATGCCCCGCTCGCGGTGGCCGAGCAGTTCGCCCTGCTGGAGGCGGCATACCCGGACCGGATCGACCTGGGGCTCGGACGCGCTCCCGGCACCGACCCGGTGACCAGCTGGGCCCTGCGCTCCGGGCTCTCCGAGCAGGACCAGGTCCAGCGCTTCCCGGAGTACGTGCAGCAGGTGATGACCTTCATGTCGACCGAGGGTGCGGCCGTCCAGATCGGCCACCGCCAGCACGAGGTCCTCGCCACCCCGCGGGCGCAGCAGGCGCCGCCGGTCTGGCTGCTCGGGTCCTCCGATTACTCGGCGCGCCTGGCCGCCCAGCTCGGGCTGCCCTACGTCTTCGCCCACCACTTCTCCGGCCGGGGCACCGCCCAGGCGCTGGACCTCTACCGGTCCAGCTACGCCGGCGAGGGTGAACCCACGACCTTCCTCACCGTCAACGCCGTGGTCGGCGACGACGCGCAGCAGGCGCGCGACCTGGCGCTGCCCTTCCAGCACATGATGGCCAGCCTCCAGGTGCCCGGGCCTCAGCAGCGGCGTCCGCTGATGACCGTGGAGCAGGCGCAGGCGGAGCCACTGCCGATCCCGCAGGGGTCCTTCGACGCCGTGACCTCCTCCTGGCTGCTGGGCACCGCCGACGAGGTCGCCGAGCAGGCGCGCGCACTGGCCGCCGAGTTCGACGTCAGCGAGGTCATGATCCAGCCGGTGGCGGGCGCGTATGACGCCGAGCCCGTCGACCGCGACGTGCACCGCGAGCGGACGGTGGCCGAGCTGACGGCGCGGCTGACCTGA